CCGCTTTGGGCCATGCTCGTCGGCTCGGCCGCGATCGTCGGAGCTTACGAGCAGACGTATGCCGCCTCCCCGACGCTGTTCCTCAGCGACTCGCCGACGGCCGCAACCACCGTCCTCCTCGCGTGTGCAATGGGCGTCCTCGGCTCAGTCCTCCTGGGCGAAGACGTCGAAGAGCGCCGCGCCGATGAACACAGCAACCACCACCACTCGAAGGCATCAGCATGAGCACATACAAGCGACGCACGATTGTCTTCGCTGGCATTTCGGGCATGTCCCTCGCAGCGGCGGGGTTCATGGCCCCCGGCGCGCTGGCCGCGAACACGATCGACGGGGACGTCTCGGTCACCAACACCGAGACCGTCCAGGTTCTGATGGACGCGTCAGGCAAGGTCGACACCCAGCGCATCTACGAGCAGGTGGTGCTGCGGGGCAAGGGCAAGGTCGATCTCGCCAACCCGGTTTCCACCAAGGGCCTGCGCAACCTCAACGGCTTCGGCGGGTTCGACGTCCGTGACGGAAACGCTCGCATCAAGACCGACGTGGACGGGACGAAGAAGTACCGCTCGGTCTCGGACTACACCAAGGACCTGCCCTTGAAGTTCGAGGCGACCTATGAGCTCGACGGCAAGAAGATCAAGCCGTCCGACGTCGTCGGCCGGACCGGCCGTCTCCAGGTCACGTACCGAGTGACCAACCAGACCGGCACCGAGCAGGAAGTGACCTACCTCGACGGCAAGGGCAAGGAGCAGACGTCGACGGAGACCGTCGTCGTCCCCATGGTCGGTTCGATGACCACGACTCTGCCGTCGACGTTCACCAACATCGAAACCAACGGCTCCAACTCCGCCGGTGACGGTCGTGGCGGCACGCAGCTGTCCTACACCATGACGCTGTTCCCGCCGATCGGTGAATCCGTGGCCGAGGTCGGCTACTCCGCCGACGTGAAGGACGCGATCATTCCAAAGGCCAGCCTGTCGGCATTGCCGGTCAACGCGATCGAGAACAACTCGTTCAAGGGCGGCGCGGCCAGCTACAAGGGTGGCGCGGACAGCGGCCAGGACCTGACGGCCGGAGCGACCGAGATCGACGCGAACTTGCTGAAGATTCGTGACGGCGCCGTCGACCTCGTCGACGGCCTCTTGCAGCTCCAGGCAGGCGCGAACAAGCTGAGTGCCGGACTGCAGAACGACGCCGCACCGGGCGCCAACAAGCTCGCGGCAGGCGCGAACGAGCTCGACGCCGGCGCGGCCCAGCTCGGTGCCGGAACGGGCCAGCTCAGCGCCGGAGCCACGAAGCTCAACAAGGGCGCCGGCGACCTGTCGGACGGCACCGGCAAGCTGCGCTCGGGAGCCAAGCAGCTCAACAAGGGCGCGGGAGATCTCGCGGACGGGACCGGGCAGCTGAGCTCGGGAGCCAAGCAGCTCGACCAGGGTGCTGGCAGCCTGTCGGACGGCCTTAAAGAAGCGTCTGCGGGTGGCCCCGCGCTGCTTGACGGCGTGGAGAAGCTGCTCGCGGGTGCCCAGCAGGTCGACGCGGGTCTGACGCAGCTCCAGACTGCCGTTGGTGCAGGCGTCGGCGATGCTGCCACAGAGGGCACGCTGCGCAATGGCGTTGCCCAGCTCATCGGGGGCGTCGGCTCTCAGGGCCCGATCCAGAGTGGTCTTCAGCGGTTGGACGGCGCACTGGCCCAGGCGCAAAACCTTCTGGCTACGCTTCCGGACAGCCCACAGAAGGCTGGGATCGGACAGTACCTCGGCGGCGCTAGAGCCGGCATCCCCGAGATCGTCAACGGCCTCAACAGCACGGTTACGGGCGGACTGCAGCAGCTCGATGGCGGTCTGCAGCAGCTCAACGGTCAGGTTGCGGCAGGAGTGGGAACGCCCGGCTCCACGGTGCCGGGCGGCGGTGCAAGCCTCCGCAACGGCACGGGTCAGCTCATCGGGGGTTTGAAGCAGTTGCAGACCGAGGGCGGCAAGCTCGCCTCGGGCCTTCAGCAGCTCTCTGCTGGTGCGGACGAGCTGAAGGCGGGGACCGGTGACCTTTCTAAGGGCGCCGGTGACCTAAACGCCGGTGCAGGCCAGCTCAGGGCCGGGACGGGAGACCTGTCGAAGGGAGCTAGCGACCTCGATGCCGGGGCAGGACAACTGCGGGACGGCACGGGCGACCTGAAGGCGGGCGCGAGCGAGCTCAATGCCGGAGCAGGAACACTCAAGGCGGGAACGGGTCAGCTGGCTGCTGGCGCGGGCACTCTGGCCGCTGGCCTCGGCACCGCCGCGGCCGGATCGGGCGAGCTGGCGGCCGGGCTGGACCAGGCCGCCGAGAGCGCTCCTGCCTTGCCGGAGGGCGCGTCGAAGCTCTCGAAGGAGGGCACCAAGCAGCTGGTCTCGACCGGCAACAAGACGGCCATGGACTACGGACTGAAGTACGCGCTGATCGAGGAGAGCTCCAAGCGGGGGGCCTCCGCCCAGCCGTACGGCAGCCCCGAAGGGGCCACGGCCCTGACGGCGTACAAGTACGAGATCGCTGGTGAGGACGGTGCGGGCTCGGCCAACATGAAGCGGGGCCTCGCCGCCCTCGTGCTGCTGGCCGCTGCCGGCGGGTTCGCCGCCGTGCGACGTCGTGGCCTGATCTAGGACCGCCATACCTGGCAGCGCCGCAGTCCTTCGGGGCTGCGGCGCCGCCGTGTTTCTGCGCAGTGTTCTAGGGTGAGAGCCTTATGACGATCGCTCCCGCTGCCGACCTCTGCGACTTCATCGATCGCTCGCCGACCCCGTTCCACGTGTGCCGCACGGTCGCGGCCGAGCTGACGGGGGCGGGCTACGAGGAGCTGCGCGAGGCCGAGGCCTGGCCGCAGCGGCCGGGCCGCTTCTTCGTCGTCCGCGGCGGGTCGCTCGTCGCGTGGTCGACCGAGGGCGAGACGTCGCCCGCGGACGCGTTCCGTGTCGTCGGGGGACACACCGACAGCCCCAACCTGCGGGTCAAGCAGCACCACGACCTCGTGCAGGAGGGCCTGGGCGTCGTGGCGCTGCACCCGTACGGCGGCGCGTGGCTCAACTCCTGGCTCGACCGCGACCTCGGCATCGCCGGGCGGCTCGCCCTGCGTGACGGCGGGGAACGGCTCGTCCACATCGAGGAGCCGGTCCTGCGGGTGCCGCAGCTCGCGATCCACCTGTCCGCCGAGCGCAAGATCGACCTGGACCCGCAGCGGCACCTCAACGGCATCTGGTCCACGTCGCCGGGCACGTTCCTCGACCTCGTGGCCGACCGGGCGCAGGTGTCCCGGGACGACATCCTCGGCTTCGAGCTGATGACGCACGACACCGCGCCGAGCCGGCTGACCGTCAACGGCGAGCTCGTCAGCGCCCCGCGCCTGGACAACCAGACGACGTGCTTCGCGGGCACCCGCGCGCTGCTCGCCGCGAAGCCGGTCACCGGCGTGCGTCCGGTGCTGGCGCTGTTCGACCACGAGGAGGTCGGCAGCACGTCGGAGCGTGGTGCGCAGTCGGACCTGCTCATCACGGTGCTCGAGCGGATCGTGCTCGCCGCGGGCGGGTCCCGCGACGACTTCCACCGCGCGATCGCCGCGTCGGTGTGCGCCTCCGGCGACATGGCGCACGCGACCCACCCCAGCCACGCCGAGCGCCACGAACCGCTGCACCACATCGAGATCGGCGGCGGTCCGGTGCTCAAGGTGCACCCCAATCTGCGCTACGCGACGGACGCCGTCGGCACGGCGCACTTCGCCCGGGCCTGCGAGCAGGCCGGCGTCCCGCTGCAGCGGTACGAGCACCGGGCGGACCTGCCGTGCGGCTCGACGATCGGCCCGCTCAGTGCCGCCCGCACCGGGATGCTCACGGTCGACGTCGGCGCCCCGCAGCTGGCGATGCACTCGGCCCGCGAGGTCATGGGCGCGGCCGACGTCGATCCGTACGCCGCTTCCCTCGCGGCGTTCCTGTCCCCGGCCTGACGGAGACAGGCAGATCGTCCCGCCACCCCGCTATCGTGCCGGTGGGGGAGTCGCGTACGATTGAGAGTGCGCTGATGGCCTGTGCGTACCTCGGACGTAGCAGGCCCGCACTCGTGCCCTGCCAAGTGATTCTTCCCCGGCATCCTCACGATCCAAGGGCTGTCAGACGTGCCCGACAATTCCACCCATCCATCGGAGCAACTCCTTTATGACTAGCAGCATCGCCCACGTGGCACCCCAGGTCGCGATCAACGACATCGGCTCTGAGGCAGACTTCCTCGCCGCCATCGACCTGACCATCAAGTACTTCAACGACGGTGACATCGTCGAAGGCACCATCGTGAAGGTCGATCGTGACGAGGTCCTCCTCGACATCGGTTACAAGACCGAAGGTGTCATCCCCTCCCGCGAGCTCTCCATCAAGCACGACGT
Above is a genomic segment from Aeromicrobium chenweiae containing:
- a CDS encoding M18 family aminopeptidase — encoded protein: MTIAPAADLCDFIDRSPTPFHVCRTVAAELTGAGYEELREAEAWPQRPGRFFVVRGGSLVAWSTEGETSPADAFRVVGGHTDSPNLRVKQHHDLVQEGLGVVALHPYGGAWLNSWLDRDLGIAGRLALRDGGERLVHIEEPVLRVPQLAIHLSAERKIDLDPQRHLNGIWSTSPGTFLDLVADRAQVSRDDILGFELMTHDTAPSRLTVNGELVSAPRLDNQTTCFAGTRALLAAKPVTGVRPVLALFDHEEVGSTSERGAQSDLLITVLERIVLAAGGSRDDFHRAIAASVCASGDMAHATHPSHAERHEPLHHIEIGGGPVLKVHPNLRYATDAVGTAHFARACEQAGVPLQRYEHRADLPCGSTIGPLSAARTGMLTVDVGAPQLAMHSAREVMGAADVDPYAASLAAFLSPA